DNA from Campylobacter concisus:
CAGACACCTGCCGTTACTGGCACGCTTTGAGCAAGGGTAAGTTGCGCATCGCCCGTTCCTGGAGGCATGTCGAGAAATAAGACATCAAGCTCGCTCCAAAGCACGTCTCTTAGTAGCTGCTCGATAGCTTTCATGATCATCGAACCACGCCAGATAAGGCTCATGCCCTCTTCCATCAAAACGCCCATGCTCATCATCTCCACGCCGTGACTAAGGATCGGCTTTAGCTTGTTGCCAACGACTTGTGGCTGAGTATTTACTTCGCCAAGCATTCTTGGGATATTTGGTCCGTAGATGTCAGCGTCTAAAATTCCCACTTTTTTGCCTAGTTTTGCCATTGAGATGGCTAAATTTAGCGTTGTGGTTGATTTGCCAACGCCGCCTTTGCCTGAGCTTACCATTACGAAATTTTTAACTTGAGGCGCGATATTTTTGCCACTTTGAGTGTTACTTTTCTCCTCAGGTATCTTTGGCTGGATCAAATTTAGCACGTACTCATTTGAGCCCATGACACGCTTGATGTCCGTTTTTAGCTCGTTTGCCACATCAGGATTTGAGCTAACGATCTCGACTTCGATTAATATTTTATCGCCGATCTGCACGTTTTTTACAAAGCCAAAGCTAACTATATCCTTCTCAAATCCCGGATATATGACACCTTTTAGTCTATTTAAGACCTCTTCTTTATTTAACATTTTTCTCCTTTTTCTAGATCTTTTGAAATTTTATATGCACAAAATTTTGGTCCGCACATCGAACAAAAATGAGCGCTCTTAAACGCATCTTCTGGCAAGCTCTCATCGTGAAGCTCTCTAGCCTTTTTTGGATCAAAGCTAAGCTCAAACTGCTTGTTCCAGTCAAACGCATATCTAGCGTCACTCATTGCGTGATCTTTTTCGATAGCTCCAGCCTTGCCAAGTGCGACATCTGCGGCATGAGCTGCTATCTTGTGAGCTACGATGCCCTCTCTTACGTCATTTTCATTTGGTAGTCCTAGGTGCTCTTTTTGCGTCACATAGCAAAGCATGCTAGCGCCGTGATATGCTGCCATCGTACCGCCAATCGCTGAAGTGATATGATCATACCCCGCGCCGATATCGCTAACAAGCGGTCCAAGCACGTAAAATGGGGCATCATGGCAAAGCTCTTGTTCGATTTTCATATTATACTCAATTTGACTTAATGGCACATGACCAGGGCCCTCTATCAT
Protein-coding regions in this window:
- a CDS encoding Mrp/NBP35 family ATP-binding protein; the encoded protein is MLNKEEVLNRLKGVIYPGFEKDIVSFGFVKNVQIGDKILIEVEIVSSNPDVANELKTDIKRVMGSNEYVLNLIQPKIPEEKSNTQSGKNIAPQVKNFVMVSSGKGGVGKSTTTLNLAISMAKLGKKVGILDADIYGPNIPRMLGEVNTQPQVVGNKLKPILSHGVEMMSMGVLMEEGMSLIWRGSMIMKAIEQLLRDVLWSELDVLFLDMPPGTGDAQLTLAQSVPVTAGVCVTTPQVVALDDSKRALDMFEKLHIPIAGVIENMSGFICPDNGKEYDIFGKGTTEEVAKAYNTQILAEIPIEPAVRVGGDSGKPVSFYEPNSVTAKRYESAAARLWEMIENINNGGGADNSAIQPVNDGKSACSK